The Pedobacter roseus genome contains a region encoding:
- the mnmE gene encoding tRNA uridine-5-carboxymethylaminomethyl(34) synthesis GTPase MnmE has product MNNDQDTIIALSTPSGSGAIGVIRLSGPDAISLTNTVFAGKDLEKQATHTLHFGLVKDGDHIIDEVVAGLFVAPKSYTKENVVEISCHGSNYIIQQIINLLISKGARAAKPGEFTLRAFLNGAFDLSQAEAVADLIASNSKASHDVAMQQMRGGFANELKGLREQLIHFASMIELELDFAEEDVEFANREQLKNLVNKINYVLQRLISSFEMGNVIKNGVPIVIAGKPNVGKSTLLNALLNEERAIVSDIAGTTRDTIEDELTIGGIVFRFIDTAGIRDTADIVEALGVERTLEKMKQAKLIIYMADADQSLSEIKEQVRGLEQLAIPYLILVNKADLISADQRKTFEGLNAVFISAKEKQGIDELKTILLEQVNLHHINTSETLVTNIRHVEALKQTEHALQRVLANVDNPVTSDFLAMDIKQALHYLGEITGTVTTDDLLENIFTKFCIGK; this is encoded by the coding sequence ATGAATAACGATCAAGATACCATTATTGCTTTATCTACTCCTTCGGGTTCGGGGGCTATTGGCGTAATCCGCCTGTCTGGTCCTGATGCGATTTCGCTCACCAATACCGTTTTTGCCGGAAAGGATTTAGAAAAGCAGGCTACGCATACTTTACATTTTGGACTGGTTAAAGATGGTGATCATATTATTGATGAGGTAGTTGCAGGATTGTTTGTTGCGCCTAAATCGTACACTAAAGAAAACGTGGTCGAGATTTCCTGTCATGGGTCTAATTACATCATCCAGCAAATTATTAATCTGTTGATCAGCAAAGGGGCACGTGCAGCCAAACCTGGTGAATTTACTTTACGTGCTTTTTTAAATGGTGCTTTCGATTTAAGTCAGGCAGAAGCTGTGGCCGATTTAATCGCTTCAAATTCGAAAGCTTCGCACGATGTGGCCATGCAACAGATGCGTGGTGGTTTTGCCAATGAGTTAAAAGGCCTGCGTGAACAATTGATTCATTTTGCTTCGATGATTGAACTGGAACTGGATTTTGCGGAAGAAGATGTGGAGTTTGCCAATCGAGAGCAGTTGAAAAACCTCGTGAACAAAATCAATTACGTTTTGCAAAGGTTGATTTCCTCTTTTGAAATGGGGAATGTGATCAAAAACGGTGTTCCGATTGTAATTGCCGGTAAACCTAATGTGGGGAAATCTACCTTACTTAATGCTTTATTAAACGAAGAGCGTGCCATCGTATCCGACATTGCAGGTACCACACGCGATACCATTGAAGATGAACTGACCATTGGCGGCATTGTTTTCCGTTTTATCGATACCGCCGGAATCCGCGATACGGCCGATATTGTTGAAGCTTTAGGGGTAGAGCGTACTTTAGAAAAAATGAAACAGGCTAAACTGATCATTTATATGGCCGACGCTGATCAAAGCCTTTCAGAAATTAAAGAACAGGTGAGGGGCCTCGAACAATTGGCTATTCCTTACCTTATTCTGGTTAATAAAGCCGACCTGATCTCTGCTGATCAACGCAAAACTTTCGAGGGTTTAAACGCTGTTTTTATATCTGCAAAAGAGAAACAGGGTATCGATGAATTGAAAACAATCTTGCTGGAGCAGGTAAACCTCCACCATATCAATACCAGCGAAACCCTGGTAACGAACATCCGCCACGTAGAGGCCTTAAAACAAACCGAGCATGCGCTGCAAAGGGTATTGGCTAATGTTGATAATCCGGTTACTTCAGATTTTTTGGCCATGGATATCAAACAGGCTTTACATTACCTTGGGGAGATAACAGGGACGGTTACTACGGATGATTTGTTAGAGAATATTTTTACGAAATTTTGTATCGGAAAGTAA
- a CDS encoding DUF932 domain-containing protein, translating into MRKKLIERSERPVCPETGGHFKAKWGDSLNVERLAIFAEMPTLADGIEPQLSVPDYFATIMTDTEEILGVVGKDYHIVQNTDAFSFFDSIVGNDTDIRYETAGALGKGERIFITAKLPGYIRVGKDDLIEQYVFLTTSHDGYGSITAAFTPIRVVCQNTLNAAIRSKQNSIKIRHTASALERLKQAHHLMGISSSIANEIEALFNHWSKVRITDKELKKLIGIAMAPSKEVLSCLQEEKFHHLSSHYLNIVESVFDYALAVPSQQQVTTKGTLFGAYNAITGYFQNVRNFSNEENKLKSIMWGTGLQRAQTTFNLCEIFAHSGSLQLN; encoded by the coding sequence TTGCGAAAAAAGCTGATCGAAAGATCAGAACGGCCAGTTTGCCCCGAAACAGGTGGTCACTTTAAAGCGAAATGGGGTGACAGTTTAAATGTGGAACGGCTGGCCATTTTTGCCGAAATGCCCACCCTGGCTGATGGAATTGAACCTCAGTTGTCAGTACCCGATTATTTTGCAACCATCATGACAGATACAGAGGAAATATTGGGTGTAGTTGGCAAGGATTATCACATCGTACAGAATACAGATGCATTTTCGTTTTTCGACAGCATCGTAGGCAACGATACAGATATACGCTATGAAACTGCGGGTGCTTTAGGGAAAGGAGAGCGTATTTTTATTACAGCAAAACTTCCCGGTTATATCAGGGTAGGAAAGGATGACCTGATCGAGCAGTATGTTTTTCTGACGACCTCACATGATGGATATGGTAGTATTACAGCAGCTTTTACGCCAATCAGAGTGGTTTGCCAAAATACCTTAAATGCAGCCATCCGATCTAAACAGAATAGTATAAAAATCCGTCACACCGCAAGTGCTTTAGAAAGATTAAAACAGGCGCACCATTTAATGGGCATTAGCAGCAGTATAGCCAATGAGATCGAAGCGCTTTTTAATCATTGGTCAAAGGTCCGCATTACCGATAAAGAGCTTAAAAAATTGATAGGAATTGCAATGGCACCCAGTAAAGAAGTGCTTAGCTGTTTGCAGGAGGAAAAATTCCATCACCTGTCCAGCCACTATTTGAATATTGTAGAAAGCGTTTTTGATTACGCACTCGCAGTGCCTTCGCAACAGCAAGTTACCACAAAAGGAACATTGTTTGGCGCTTATAATGCCATAACAGGCTATTTCCAGAATGTGAGAAATTTTAGCAATGAGGAAAATAAACTCAAAAGCATCATGTGGGGTACTGGTCTACAGCGTGCACAGACTACATTCAACCTATGCGAAATATTTGCCCATAGTGGTAGCCTTCAGCTAAATTGA
- a CDS encoding helix-turn-helix domain-containing protein: MSTNISVPRRCEFCGSLFMAKTTVTRFCSHSCNSKNHKRKVKEEKIKASKVETIERTVEIKKQSVTKEFLKVKDVADLLECTPEAVYAMIHSGRLKATNLGIRKFRILRANLLAIFEQPNTLQPLP; encoded by the coding sequence ATGAGCACCAATATTTCGGTTCCCAGAAGATGTGAATTTTGCGGTAGCCTCTTTATGGCTAAAACTACTGTAACAAGATTTTGTAGTCACAGTTGTAATAGTAAAAATCATAAGAGGAAGGTTAAAGAAGAGAAAATAAAGGCAAGTAAGGTTGAAACAATAGAACGTACAGTGGAAATAAAAAAGCAATCTGTAACGAAGGAATTTTTGAAAGTTAAAGATGTAGCAGATTTATTAGAATGTACACCCGAGGCTGTTTATGCAATGATTCACAGTGGACGTTTAAAAGCTACAAATCTTGGGATAAGAAAGTTCAGGATATTACGCGCTAATCTTTTGGCGATTTTTGAACAACCAAATACTTTACAGCCGCTCCCCTGA
- a CDS encoding site-specific integrase, which yields MSKVTLRSKKIGKGRKSLFLDIYPPVINPDTGKLQRKHYLKIFLYGNPNTTQERFHNKETLELARTEAALRQVDVQNLRFGFLSQRMLNGNFIEFFELERSKRPNNSNSDNWKSAISYFKAFVGEKILFPQLNETLCEEYADYLLSAPAIGRAGRPIKINTAYSYFAKFKATLKVAFKKRLIPVNLGQIIDSITPEDTHREFLFQDELQILADTPCDSDVVKRTSLFSVLTGLRFSDCLTLDWSEIRGSKGRYFIQFSIDKTRQAEYHPISDQAVTLLGNREVGIVFKGLSYHLADRTLPGWLKMAGIGKHITFHCFRHTFATLQLLFGTDIVTLSKLLGHKNIKTTMIYVKIVDKLKRDASDRIRIILDDKWLNLKNEILVKSDNIQYGWNNQNVTSNIKLVWVPNS from the coding sequence GTGAGCAAGGTAACATTAAGAAGTAAGAAAATAGGGAAGGGCAGGAAATCTTTATTCCTGGATATATATCCACCCGTAATTAATCCTGATACAGGGAAGTTGCAGAGAAAACATTATTTAAAGATATTTCTTTACGGTAATCCCAATACAACTCAGGAACGGTTTCATAATAAAGAGACCTTAGAACTTGCTAGAACAGAAGCAGCATTGCGTCAGGTAGACGTGCAGAATCTCAGGTTTGGGTTTTTATCCCAAAGAATGCTCAATGGTAATTTTATAGAATTTTTTGAATTAGAACGAAGCAAAAGACCTAATAACTCTAATAGTGACAACTGGAAAAGTGCTATTTCTTACTTTAAGGCATTCGTAGGTGAGAAAATTTTATTTCCGCAATTAAATGAAACGCTGTGTGAAGAGTATGCTGATTATCTTTTATCAGCCCCTGCAATTGGAAGAGCGGGAAGACCTATAAAGATTAATACGGCTTATAGTTATTTTGCTAAGTTTAAAGCTACTTTAAAGGTGGCATTTAAAAAAAGATTAATACCTGTTAATCTTGGTCAAATAATTGACAGCATTACTCCAGAAGACACACACAGGGAATTTTTATTTCAGGATGAACTTCAAATATTAGCTGATACTCCCTGCGACTCAGATGTAGTTAAACGCACGTCGCTTTTTTCAGTATTAACTGGCTTGCGTTTTTCAGATTGCCTTACGTTGGATTGGTCTGAGATAAGGGGTAGTAAGGGAAGATACTTTATTCAATTTTCTATTGATAAAACAAGGCAGGCTGAATATCACCCGATTTCTGACCAAGCTGTTACGCTGTTGGGAAATCGTGAGGTAGGTATAGTTTTTAAAGGGCTATCTTATCATTTAGCAGACAGGACATTGCCTGGATGGTTAAAAATGGCTGGAATTGGTAAGCATATTACTTTCCATTGCTTTAGGCACACCTTTGCTACACTGCAGCTTTTATTTGGTACTGACATTGTAACTCTTTCAAAACTACTTGGTCACAAAAATATTAAAACTACTATGATCTATGTGAAAATTGTAGATAAGCTTAAAAGAGATGCATCTGATAGAATTAGAATTATTTTAGACGATAAGTGGCTAAATCTAAAAAATGAAATCTTAGTAAAATCAGACAATATTCAATATGGTTGGAATAATCAAAATGTGACTTCTAATATTAAGCTAGTATGGGTACCAAATAGCTAA
- a CDS encoding GLPGLI family protein, giving the protein MKKYFKFILPALLLGALYSFKYKSNERTDQPTAIAYYNFYHIKDSTQTGRLYSEDFILSFNTRESVYISQTRVKQDSTVQAILAAAEAKNSDVVDMGTYLPVTEDDIYIENGKIAIVKNTPQQRYLITETDDKTDWKIEKETKDLLGYTCQKATGICKGRKYTAWFTTDIPASFGPWKLQGLPGLILEAYDDRHFIKFTCTKLVTQGNLQNVKSINIPSDAISTTKKEYEQMKKAQADGFNMFGNDSGIVVDKVTSNGGNSNAGPKKKFTINYPLELTD; this is encoded by the coding sequence ATGAAAAAATACTTCAAGTTTATATTACCAGCATTACTATTAGGTGCTTTATATTCCTTTAAATATAAAAGCAACGAGCGAACAGATCAACCTACCGCGATTGCTTACTATAATTTTTACCACATTAAAGATAGTACCCAAACGGGTAGGTTATATAGTGAAGATTTTATCCTTTCTTTTAATACCCGCGAAAGTGTTTACATTAGTCAAACCAGAGTGAAGCAAGATTCTACCGTTCAGGCTATTTTAGCCGCAGCAGAAGCCAAAAACAGTGATGTAGTTGATATGGGGACGTATTTGCCCGTTACCGAAGATGATATTTACATCGAAAATGGCAAGATTGCAATTGTAAAAAATACCCCCCAACAACGTTATTTAATTACCGAAACTGATGATAAAACCGATTGGAAGATTGAGAAGGAAACCAAAGATTTGTTGGGTTACACTTGCCAAAAGGCCACTGGTATTTGCAAAGGAAGAAAATATACAGCCTGGTTTACAACAGATATTCCGGCAAGCTTTGGCCCGTGGAAACTACAGGGTTTGCCCGGATTAATCTTAGAAGCTTATGATGACCGTCATTTCATAAAATTCACCTGTACAAAATTGGTCACTCAAGGGAATCTGCAAAATGTTAAGTCAATCAATATTCCATCAGATGCAATTTCAACAACAAAAAAAGAGTATGAGCAAATGAAGAAAGCACAGGCTGATGGTTTTAACATGTTCGGCAATGATAGCGGAATTGTAGTTGATAAGGTGACTTCAAACGGAGGGAATAGCAACGCTGGCCCAAAGAAAAAATTTACCATTAACTATCCCTTGGAATTAACCGATTAA
- a CDS encoding AI-2E family transporter, which yields MTNNLPLTVKRSIELLGLMAIVAVMVIGRDIIMPMLMAFFISIMLLPVYRFLKRKKIPETLAIILPILLVALFVALIVWFFSNQIGILVKDFPQIKANVTQHINSLSDWISRITHYDDKQQKAFIQGKSDDLMNMGTSLAGGAAVTLSGIFVFIGLLPIYIYLMLFYKDILLRFIFMWFKTDDHPKVKEAIYETESIIKSYLIGLLIQITYMTILLGGILMLIGIKHALLIGVIFAILNLIPYVGALIGNVIGVLLTLTSSQELWPVITVLGVIAFVQFLDNNILMPRIVGSKVKINAMFAILGVFIGGSIAGVSGMFLALPIVAVLKVIFDRTESFKQWGVLLGDERPAKSPMTFATFRKKKPVATKSGIEGK from the coding sequence ATGACTAACAATTTGCCCCTAACCGTTAAACGATCTATTGAATTATTGGGCCTTATGGCCATTGTAGCGGTGATGGTAATCGGTAGAGACATCATAATGCCGATGTTGATGGCTTTTTTCATCAGCATTATGTTATTGCCCGTTTACCGCTTTTTAAAAAGGAAAAAAATTCCGGAAACGTTGGCCATTATCCTTCCAATATTATTGGTTGCGCTATTTGTTGCCTTAATAGTTTGGTTCTTTTCCAATCAGATCGGTATTTTGGTAAAAGATTTTCCACAGATCAAAGCCAATGTAACACAGCACATTAACTCTTTAAGCGACTGGATCAGCAGGATAACGCATTATGATGATAAACAACAAAAAGCCTTTATCCAGGGCAAAAGCGACGACCTGATGAACATGGGCACTTCGCTTGCAGGAGGTGCCGCGGTAACGCTAAGTGGTATTTTTGTATTTATCGGCCTGTTACCGATCTACATCTACCTGATGCTTTTTTACAAAGACATTTTATTGCGCTTCATTTTTATGTGGTTTAAAACCGATGACCATCCAAAAGTAAAAGAAGCCATTTATGAAACTGAATCGATCATAAAAAGTTACCTCATTGGTTTACTGATCCAGATTACCTATATGACCATTTTATTGGGTGGGATATTAATGTTAATCGGTATTAAACATGCGCTTTTAATAGGCGTAATTTTCGCTATTTTAAACCTGATTCCTTATGTAGGGGCTTTAATAGGTAATGTAATCGGCGTATTATTAACGCTTACCTCCTCACAGGAATTATGGCCGGTAATTACGGTTTTAGGTGTGATTGCCTTTGTTCAGTTTCTGGATAACAACATCCTGATGCCAAGGATTGTAGGTTCTAAAGTAAAAATAAATGCTATGTTTGCCATCCTTGGGGTATTTATTGGCGGAAGCATTGCAGGCGTCTCCGGGATGTTCCTTGCTTTGCCAATTGTAGCTGTACTCAAAGTTATCTTCGACCGTACCGAATCATTTAAACAATGGGGTGTACTGCTGGGCGATGAACGTCCGGCCAAAAGCCCGATGACATTTGCAACTTTTAGAAAGAAGAAACCTGTTGCAACGAAATCGGGGATTGAAGGGAAATAG
- a CDS encoding carboxypeptidase-like regulatory domain-containing protein has product MLKKGFLLCLPLLFCAAFLSAQNTVSISGSVKDSIGNPVASASIAIVNQTGAGIIFGTTNDKGLFKCDFKSSNESYSIKVTAMGFLQFYQAIEQKNNELVNVVLRQKSYKLAEVSIKSNTKVSLSSDTLKYRVKGFQESNDRVIGDVISRLPGIKIDENGAISYNGKRINNVYIDGDNLLDGRYKMATNNVPVNAVEQVQVIERDQPVKALNGFVSSNNVSLNIKLTDSAKTMMVNSAYLGAGNKAYVAELNNLIFDKKVKAINTFKTNNIGENLEAEQAVLGQSFNNEVALKLPKTFLSMESETLPNMKEKYYLLNNDYAGSLNVLIKMKADWGLRLNLSTLQLKRKFKYNNTVNYFLGNTDTIRFNEFQDNVYKLNQWHAEAQLEKNSKSIYLKSITKFEIPKWKRNGNTIQNEQAFGQSQPTNQVSFSNETNLVKALGVNNILQYNGLVQYHKVDENLKIAPGIQQNIVNGGADFLALNQQASTKNIFINQSTTFKTRFNRLVLSAAAGASYEHSRLNSHLYKTDSTDNIRSVGNQFKNDIGFDNLGLYGRISALYPLKNGSFNLEASPTFNNISYSDAQKSTAKTNTYFVLNPILEFRKTLGKHSELNARFAQQTQFGQVNDIYSGTILVNYRQFNFNDTPLPKTDMTNINLRYSNRIPLKMLFFNLMFGFDRTSQNFINSYTLDSGLTKSVAIDFRNTIDQYSLNGNISKYIFPLEINIAAHGSLSMQKGNNFYNGEITPFKTYLLNTGLSLRKKLFSKITLSVAGDLSRSLNKQESLSGPIENESANEKIKGEWLHNLNSELSYALTYNFVSYRQFLQQPIRNQFLDFNLKYAPTNWKSFFEFQCVNLINQREYQQINSSANQLSTYQMPLRPRTFLIKYSFTF; this is encoded by the coding sequence TTGTTAAAGAAAGGCTTCCTTTTATGTTTACCATTATTATTTTGTGCGGCATTTTTATCCGCACAAAATACCGTATCTATAAGTGGTTCGGTAAAAGATAGTATCGGCAATCCGGTTGCTTCGGCATCAATAGCTATTGTAAACCAAACTGGGGCAGGCATTATCTTTGGTACAACAAATGATAAGGGTTTGTTTAAATGTGATTTCAAAAGCAGTAATGAAAGCTACTCTATAAAAGTAACTGCAATGGGTTTCCTGCAGTTTTACCAGGCCATTGAACAAAAGAACAACGAGCTGGTAAACGTAGTGCTTAGGCAAAAAAGTTATAAGCTCGCGGAGGTTTCCATCAAATCAAACACTAAAGTCAGCCTATCGAGCGATACCTTGAAATATAGGGTTAAAGGTTTTCAAGAATCTAACGATCGGGTGATTGGCGATGTGATTAGCCGCTTACCAGGCATTAAAATCGATGAAAATGGCGCTATAAGTTACAACGGCAAGCGCATTAACAATGTTTATATCGATGGGGATAATTTATTAGATGGTCGCTACAAAATGGCCACCAATAATGTTCCTGTAAATGCTGTAGAGCAGGTGCAGGTGATAGAACGCGACCAACCTGTAAAGGCACTGAATGGGTTTGTAAGCAGTAACAATGTTTCGCTGAACATTAAACTTACCGATAGCGCCAAGACGATGATGGTGAATTCGGCTTATCTGGGAGCAGGCAATAAGGCTTATGTGGCCGAGCTAAATAACCTAATCTTCGATAAGAAAGTTAAAGCTATCAACACCTTTAAAACCAATAACATTGGCGAAAATCTTGAAGCCGAACAAGCGGTTTTAGGTCAGTCTTTTAATAATGAAGTAGCATTAAAACTACCCAAAACCTTCCTATCAATGGAAAGTGAAACCCTGCCAAACATGAAAGAAAAGTATTATTTATTAAATAATGATTATGCTGGCAGCCTAAATGTTTTGATAAAAATGAAAGCCGATTGGGGATTGCGCTTAAATTTATCCACACTCCAGTTGAAACGAAAATTTAAATACAATAACACAGTAAATTATTTTTTAGGCAATACCGATACCATCCGGTTTAATGAATTTCAAGACAACGTTTACAAATTAAATCAGTGGCACGCCGAAGCGCAGCTCGAAAAAAACAGCAAATCCATTTATTTGAAATCAATTACAAAATTCGAGATTCCAAAATGGAAAAGGAATGGCAATACAATACAAAATGAGCAAGCTTTCGGGCAGAGCCAACCTACAAATCAGGTATCCTTTAGTAATGAAACCAATTTGGTAAAGGCTTTAGGAGTGAATAACATTTTGCAATACAATGGTTTGGTACAATATCATAAAGTAGATGAAAACCTGAAAATTGCGCCAGGAATTCAGCAAAATATTGTAAATGGTGGCGCTGACTTCTTAGCGCTAAACCAGCAAGCCAGCACTAAAAACATCTTCATCAATCAATCTACCACTTTTAAAACTAGGTTTAATCGCTTGGTTTTATCCGCAGCAGCCGGCGCTTCTTACGAACACAGTCGGTTAAACAGCCATCTATATAAAACCGATAGCACCGATAATATCAGATCAGTTGGGAACCAATTCAAAAACGATATCGGGTTTGATAATTTAGGTTTATATGGCCGAATTTCGGCACTTTATCCTTTGAAAAATGGATCGTTCAATCTGGAGGCAAGTCCAACTTTTAACAACATCAGTTATTCCGACGCACAGAAAAGCACCGCTAAAACGAATACCTATTTTGTGTTGAATCCGATTCTAGAATTTAGAAAAACCTTGGGAAAGCATAGTGAACTGAATGCCAGATTTGCCCAACAAACGCAATTTGGACAAGTTAATGATATTTACAGCGGCACCATCTTGGTCAACTACAGGCAATTTAATTTTAACGACACGCCTTTACCGAAAACAGATATGACTAACATTAATTTGAGGTATTCTAACCGAATACCCTTAAAAATGCTTTTTTTCAACCTAATGTTTGGTTTCGACAGAACCAGTCAAAACTTTATCAATTCTTATACTTTGGATAGCGGACTGACAAAATCAGTGGCTATCGATTTCAGGAACACGATAGATCAATATTCATTAAATGGCAACATTTCCAAATACATTTTTCCACTCGAAATAAATATTGCTGCGCATGGAAGCTTAAGCATGCAGAAAGGAAACAATTTCTATAACGGCGAAATTACGCCCTTTAAAACTTACCTGCTGAACACGGGATTAAGCTTAAGAAAAAAGCTATTTTCGAAAATTACACTATCGGTGGCCGGAGACTTAAGCAGATCGTTAAATAAACAAGAAAGTTTAAGTGGCCCGATTGAAAATGAATCGGCAAACGAAAAAATAAAGGGCGAATGGCTACACAATTTGAATTCAGAGCTTTCTTATGCCTTAACCTATAATTTCGTTTCTTACCGTCAGTTTTTGCAACAACCTATCCGCAATCAATTTTTAGATTTCAACCTAAAATATGCGCCCACCAACTGGAAAAGCTTCTTCGAATTTCAATGCGTGAATTTGATTAATCAACGAGAATACCAGCAGATTAATTCGTCCGCGAACCAATTATCAACTTACCAAATGCCATTGCGACCAAGAACTTTTCTAATCAAGTATTCATTTACTTTTTAG